TGATGTGGCTGGCAGGTTGTGTAGGTATTACTTGTGGAAGCCCGCATTTTCCCATGTATTCAGGCCCGCATTTTCACCTAACTGTAGGCACTATCTGGAGTTTTGTTTTCAACCTAGCTACCTTGCATATTTCTCTATAATTCTCCTGtttatacataattttactcTCTCTCATCATAGATACCACAAAATGTAATTATACCATATTATTTTactatatattattttatttatttaacctttttgTGACTTTAAAAGTGTTAGATTCAGATTGAATATGTGCTTCTGTGCCACACCCTTCCCACTGACCGGCTCGCTCTGTGTTTACATACCAGCTCAGATGAGTGATGGCCTGTTACAGAAAGGAATGCTAGGCACAAGGCCACTGATGTccatacacacactcatcttCTTTGCCAGTGTAGTTGCGAAAACAagaggtttgtgtgtgcatgcgcctGCGTGCACTTCAGTTGTTATTCAGAAATCCAGCCTTAATCACAAAGTGTGAGCATGCTGCATTTCTCATCTGATGTTGTTTTATCCTTTTGATagacttattaaaaaaaaaaaagaaacattcacAGATGTACGAAGAGGCGAGACTGTGATTTGTCTTGATACATATTTTCTCTTTATGATTTCCATTGTATTATTCTTAAACTAGAGGGATTTGAATATAAATTGAAAGCCTCAAGCCCACTCCCCGAAGCTAAACTGTAAATAATAACTCTAAACTTTTTCTAATCTTTGGTAATTGAAGCAAATGGGTTTTGCGGGGAGAGATTTGTTGCAGGCAAACGTAcatacattcatttttatttacgAGGAGGCGAGGGCTGAGCAGTGTAATGAGTGAAAATGCATGCTTAATTTAAATGGCGAGTGTGTCTGTTAGGGAATGCATTAGAGTCTGCAGAAGAAGCGTAAGACATATTAATTGACAGACAGGAACCGCTGTCTCCGAGGTTGATACAAGTAATTTATTACTTCAGAAACGAATGCCACCGCCAGAATGTGCTTCATTAATTTCAAATTTAGTTTTAATTTCAAGCTGTTGCCCCTTGAGAAGAATAAGGTGGCAAGTTCTGTTTGAAGAGACAtttttcccctctccctccctccatctttctctttccattctccatctctctctctggctgtctctGATTTTCTGCAGTACAGAACAAAGACCTGGGGGTGGAGAGAGAATGGGAGGGGGTGGTAACTTGATTCCAATTTGAAAACAATGTCAATGTAAAAGGCGGAAGTTAGAAAAGAATTACTGCAACTGTTTATGATAGGAAAtactttgtctgtgaatgccaTTGGATGATTGCACTGTTTCCTCTTGAGAAAGTGTGAATGTCAGTATCTTGTGTTTCTATCAGTTCCCGGCTTGGTGAAGAAACAGGAATACAGAGTTGAGGATCTCCATCATTAGATATGCTGTCAGTATGGTTCTAAcaaatctctctccctctttgtttttctttgcagCATACGTCCCTGAAGATGAGAAGGAAGCAGCCCTGTTGGATGAGGACCTGGATGGAGATGACTCAGCACAGGAGGGGGAGGAGCCTGCTGCCAAGTTCCTATGTCAAGACAAGGACTTCCTTCTAAAAGACAGGCCAGGATCCACTGGCTTCCATGACTCCCCCAATGCTGCTGACTTTTCTGGTCAAGAGCTCGACAGTGAGTCTCACTTGAGTGAATCCAGTGACAGAATGTCTGATTTTGAGATCTCCTCACTTAAAAATGAGGATGATGTCCTCCTCTCTAAAGACCCCTCAAATGCCCTGTCCCTATCTTCCTCCTCCGTCATGATGGCTGCTGCCAATGCTGCTGCCACAGTAAGTGGAGATGAGGCCATTTCAGCCACAACAGGGTCTGTGGCTGACAGCCTGGAGAAGATGAAGGCCATTTACACTTCTTTCCTGACCAACTCCTATTGGTCCACACTGAATCTGAACCTGAGCCAGCCTCCTGCAGAAAAACCCCCTCGcagtcacagcagcagcagtagtagcagcagtagcagtagctgTGGAAGTGGAGGCTATGACTGGCACCAGACAGCTATGGCCAAAACCCTCCAACAGGCCTCACAGAACCACAACAACAGACTGGGGCTGGTTCAACACCCCACAGTGGCTGTATCCACAGCATCTACAGAACCCAACCTCTTTAGTACCGTCCAGCTGTACCGGCAGAGCTCCAAGTTGTATGGCTCTATATTCACTGGCGCCAGCAAGTTCCGCTGTAAGGACTGCAGTGCGGCATATGACACACTAGTGGAGCTCACAGTGCACATGAATGAGACGGGCCACTACCGCGATGATAACCACGAGACAGATGGTGAGGGTGCTAAACGGTGGTCAAAACCCAGAAAGCGGTCCTTGCTAGAGATGGAGGGGAAGGAGGATGCCCAGAAAGTTCTGAAGTGCATGTACTGTGGGCACTCCTTTGAATCCCTCCAGGACCTAAGTGTCCACATGATCAAGACTAAACACTACCAGAAAGTGCCTCTGAAAGAGCCCGTTACACCAGTGGCAGCTAAGATCATCTCCTCAGCTCGAAAGAGAGTCCCAATGGAACTAGACATCCCTAGCTCACCAGACTCTAATGGAGGCACCACACCTAAGCCCACCTCCCTCAACGACTCTAATGACATACTCCAGAAGGTCACCAACCCTTACATCACACCTAACAACCGCTATGGACACCAGAACGGTGCCAGCTATGCCTGGCAGTTTGAATCCAGGAAGTCACAGATCCTCAAATGTATGGAGTGTGGCAGCTCTCATGACACACTGCAAGAGCTAACTGCTCACATGATGGTGACTGGACACTTTATTAAAGTCACCAACTCTGCTATTAAGAAAGGCAAACCCATTATAGAATCCTCAACCCCAACCCCCACACCCAATGCAGCAGCTGAAGAAAAGGTCCAGTCCGTTCCCCTGGCTGCCACAACCTTCTCCCCTCCACCTGCCCCAGTGCCTCCTCCAACCAGCATCTCCCCCACTGCCATGGTTGTGGAGataaaaaaggaggagagggaagaggaaTGCACTAAAGAGTCCATTATCAACAATGGTAATCTCAACAAAGAGAAGAAAGCAGGTGAGGAAGAGGCTGAGGAGAAGTTTGATATTTCTTCAAAATACTCctatctgacagaggaggaTCTGGATGAAAGTCCGAAAGGGGGTCTTGACATCCTCAAGTCCTTGGAGAACACAGTGACCTCAGCCATCAACAAAGCCCAAAATGGAGCTCCAAGCTGGGGTGGGTATCCCAGTATCCATGCTGCCTACCAGCTCCCAAACATAATGAAGCTCTCGTTAGGCAACTCTGGGAAGAGCTCTCCCCTTAAGTACATGTTCCCTGGTGGGGAGATTCTCTCTCCCACTGGTAAGATCCAGCCTCTGATCTCCCCTCCCAGCCGCCAGAACTCCCCGTTACCCAAAAACAACTTCCATGCTATGGAGGAACTGGTCAAGAAAGTGACAGAGAAAGTGGCAAAGGTagaagagaaaatgagagaGCCCAGTGGTGTCGTGAGGGGATCTCCTTTGAGACGTACCACGCCCTCACCCTGCAACAGCGAGGCAGGGGACTCAGCCCAAGGAGAATCGCCAAAAGaaaacagagcaggaggctgtAAAACTCCAGAGAATACAAGTGGAACGGAAAAGGCAGTAGGTGATGGAGGTGGAACCAATCACAGAGATTCAAATGGAGATATTTCCATAAAGGAGTCTGTGGAGAATGGAGTGGAGTCCACAGCTGTGACGTCCCCCCTGCCTGCCTCCATGTGTGGCAGTACAGCTATCATCACAGACCATCCACCTCCAGAACAGCCATTCGTCAACCCTCTCAGCGCCCTGCAGTCAGTAATGAACGTCCACCTGGGGAAGGCCGCTAAGCCTGCCCTGCCCTCCCTTGACCCGATGAGCATGCTGTTCAAGATGAGTAACAGCCTGGCAGagaaagcagcagtggctgctTCCACCCCACCAGCACAGACCAAAAAGCCCAGTAACGACCGCTTAGACCGCTACTTCTACCAGCAACATCTAAACAATGACCAACCCATAGATCTCACCAAAGGCAAAAATGCTGATAAAAACAGCAGTAGTGGTTCTTTGGGTTCAACGGCTCTCTCTTCCACCACAACCACCCCATCCTCAatttctccctcctccactgtcacTATGACCAAAGCCTCAGCTGCAGTAGCTTCCTTTATGTCCACCTCCCCTTTGAGAGAAAACGCACTGTCagacatctctgacatgttgaGGAACCTGACAGAAAGTCAGACTGTCTCCAAGTCCTCCACACCTACCAGCCTGTCCGAGCGCTCCGACATTGAAGGTGTCacacaggaggagacagaagaTGTTTCACCAGCCCAGAAACGTAAAGGCCGCCAGTCCAACTGGAACCCTCAACACCTCCTCATCCTACAAGCCCAGTTTGCTTCCAGTCTGAGACAAACAAGTGATGGCAAGTACATGATGTCGGACCTGAGCCCACAGGAGAGAATGCACATCTCCCGTTTTACTGGCCTCTCAATGACTACGATATCCCACTGGCTGGCTAACGTCAAGTACCAGCTAAGGAGAACCGGTGGCACCAAGTTCTTGAAAAACTTGGATTCAGGTCACCCTGTGTTCTTCTGCAGTGACTGCGCCTCTCAGATCCGCTCACCATCCACCTATGTCAGCCACTTGGAATCCCACTTGGGCTTCCGTCTGCGAGACCTGGCCAAGCTTTCTGGGGAGCAGCTGCTCAGCCAGATTTCGCAGCAACATCATCAACAACGCCACACCAAAGGACTATCTGAAAAACTGCTCTCTAATCTTCATCCATCCAGCCACCCTTTACCCTCCTCTCTACCCACATCCCTGCCCTCTTCTGTACCCATCTCCCTCCCCTCGTCCTTAACCACCTCTCTGCCCTCAACTGAATCCCCGTCACCCTCCCCCGACGACGACGACAGTGGGGCTATGTACCAGTGCAAGCTCTGCAACCGGACTTTTGCAAGCAAGCACGCGGTCAAGCTTCACCTGAGCAAGACTCATGGGAAGTCCCCCGAGGACCAcctcatgtatgtgtgtgagctgGAGAAACAGTAGCACTGGCTGGGGACAATGCTGCGTTATTTTGTAATGGCTCACTCTttcttgctctgtctctcttaaGCCTTTCACAGACATTTCTTTCAAAGAAAAGAATGGATTATTAACATGATGGAACTGCACAAAGATGCCATACAACTACTGTTTTGAGTTTTGGCACATGATTTTAAATTTTGTGTTGTAGcagttgttttttccttttgtgcTGTGTGAGGTAGACTCACTCTGGCCCAAGACACTCGATTTTAGTGATCTCCTTTGACAGGAATagagtgactttttttcagactGTGCAGATGGGGGCTGTTGTCATTGAGAAGATACAGTATAtgaaggtttaaaaaaaaagagattctAAAATGAAGTGGTGTGTATTTTGAAACTTGTGTAAATGGAATTAAGTTCCTTTATATTTTGACATCACTGGGATGTGATAAGCTGcatgcataaataaaacagtttagTTAAACATTTTCTAACTAAATCTGGTGCACtttccatgattttttttctttttttcactctCGCTCGCTcttatgtttagtttttttcttttttgtgctgGAGTCAGCATTTAAAATTTAACCCTCTGAGTACGTCAAAGCACTT
The Epinephelus lanceolatus isolate andai-2023 chromosome 2, ASM4190304v1, whole genome shotgun sequence DNA segment above includes these coding regions:
- the tshz3b gene encoding teashirt homolog 3b, giving the protein MPRRKQQAPRRAAAYVPEDEKEAALLDEDLDGDDSAQEGEEPAAKFLCQDKDFLLKDRPGSTGFHDSPNAADFSGQELDSESHLSESSDRMSDFEISSLKNEDDVLLSKDPSNALSLSSSSVMMAAANAAATVSGDEAISATTGSVADSLEKMKAIYTSFLTNSYWSTLNLNLSQPPAEKPPRSHSSSSSSSSSSSCGSGGYDWHQTAMAKTLQQASQNHNNRLGLVQHPTVAVSTASTEPNLFSTVQLYRQSSKLYGSIFTGASKFRCKDCSAAYDTLVELTVHMNETGHYRDDNHETDGEGAKRWSKPRKRSLLEMEGKEDAQKVLKCMYCGHSFESLQDLSVHMIKTKHYQKVPLKEPVTPVAAKIISSARKRVPMELDIPSSPDSNGGTTPKPTSLNDSNDILQKVTNPYITPNNRYGHQNGASYAWQFESRKSQILKCMECGSSHDTLQELTAHMMVTGHFIKVTNSAIKKGKPIIESSTPTPTPNAAAEEKVQSVPLAATTFSPPPAPVPPPTSISPTAMVVEIKKEEREEECTKESIINNGNLNKEKKAGEEEAEEKFDISSKYSYLTEEDLDESPKGGLDILKSLENTVTSAINKAQNGAPSWGGYPSIHAAYQLPNIMKLSLGNSGKSSPLKYMFPGGEILSPTGKIQPLISPPSRQNSPLPKNNFHAMEELVKKVTEKVAKVEEKMREPSGVVRGSPLRRTTPSPCNSEAGDSAQGESPKENRAGGCKTPENTSGTEKAVGDGGGTNHRDSNGDISIKESVENGVESTAVTSPLPASMCGSTAIITDHPPPEQPFVNPLSALQSVMNVHLGKAAKPALPSLDPMSMLFKMSNSLAEKAAVAASTPPAQTKKPSNDRLDRYFYQQHLNNDQPIDLTKGKNADKNSSSGSLGSTALSSTTTTPSSISPSSTVTMTKASAAVASFMSTSPLRENALSDISDMLRNLTESQTVSKSSTPTSLSERSDIEGVTQEETEDVSPAQKRKGRQSNWNPQHLLILQAQFASSLRQTSDGKYMMSDLSPQERMHISRFTGLSMTTISHWLANVKYQLRRTGGTKFLKNLDSGHPVFFCSDCASQIRSPSTYVSHLESHLGFRLRDLAKLSGEQLLSQISQQHHQQRHTKGLSEKLLSNLHPSSHPLPSSLPTSLPSSVPISLPSSLTTSLPSTESPSPSPDDDDSGAMYQCKLCNRTFASKHAVKLHLSKTHGKSPEDHLMYVCELEKQ